The genomic segment GTATTGTATGCCACATCAATAACACACTCTGGTCAAGATCTTGCTTAAAATAACCGGTCTTTACACAAATCTGTTGTACTCACCCATTTATGAACTTGTTTACGCGGCGTGTTTGTGTAGGATGTCTTTCAATGTAGAAAAAGCCAGAAATCCGCTACTTGCAGGAGATGAAGCCCCCGGGTCGGAAATACCGCAAATAAGCACTTACAATCAAAGAGCAACGCGGCTTCTAAGCATTTTTCTTACAGATTATTATGCCCCTCATTAAAACGAGCAAAAAAAGGTCAGGGGCAACAATGCAGAGGGGGAAGAGATGATGTGGATGTTGCCCCAGCCGTAAGAAGCTTCACTACAGTTTTGCCTCCGTCGCTTTACTAACTCCAGCTTGCCGTCACTGCGCTCAGTGGCGCTCGTGAACCGAAAGTTCTCGCGAGAAACTGGAGAGATGCGCTTGTAATGATCGAGGACATCGAACGGGATTTCCGCTGTTTAACAAACAAATACCTGGAGCCTGCAGACTATGCCTGCAGATCACAGTTgattgtttctaaaaaaaaaaaaataaaaaaaaaatcgatactGATCATTATAGAGATTAATCACTGAAGTCTTCTAACAAATTTGGTTATTTTCGAATAAGTTTAAAGTGTCTGAAAGTAATGTAATCTATAGGGAGACTTGCCAGtgctttgtttaaataatattgtaatattccCAAATTTGTATAATAATTCTACTACTTATTTCTATACGGTGCAATGTCAAATAGAGGGCTGCTATTACAAAATGTAACACTTACAGGAAATATGGTCACTTTGATATTAGGGTATATAATAGGGTAAGTAccctaaataaaatgttattatatgaaCTCTGTGGCTGATTGGACCTAaccatattttacaaataattacagtTATATTATAGAGCGTGGATTCATTTGTATAAAATACATACGAGCTCTAAATTTCTATTGTTAAAACAAATAATCCCAAATCCCCATTTGTGTGCACTTGCAAATGTCCTGTTATGTGGTTTCCATTAGCCACTGCTGCCACCTTGTGTCTAGTCTAGGATACAACAGCCAGTTTGATTAATTTTTGGCCATGGCTCTTTAATGAATATTcgaatataaaaaaattgaaccAGGCTTTCCCCTGTTGTGTTTTAGTGGGGCTTATCTGATTAGATCCATGCTGTATTATAGCACTATTAATGCTGGGATGACTACTAATCACATAACCACACAGAGACGGAGGAATGTGATTTAGACAGCAGAAAATTCAGTCAGCTGCTGTGGACTAATGGTTTGGATACCAAGTGAGGACAGAGACACACTATAGCAACAGGACAGAGATAGACTGCAGGTGAAAGCattgaaagaggaagaaaaagtcTTCCAGAGAATGCTTTAGGCATCAACATAGATCAAGATATATTTTTACTGCCAGCTCGAAATCACACTAAGATTTTAGATTTGTAGTATTTTAGCATTAGGCCTACATCGCTTGCTCACCAAAtaaatcatctgcagtgaatgggtgccgtcagaatgagagttcaaacaacagataaaaacatcataattctcCACACAagtccagtccatcatttaacatcttgtcAAGTGAACAGCTgattgtttgtaataaacaaatccatcatcaaaatgtttttaatttttaacaagTCTGAACCAGGAGCAGAGGCGGACAGTagtgaagtatttttactttactcaagtagcctaaatttaaaaagtaaaatacttttttattaattctatatTTACTTGAGTTCTAAACTGTATCTACAGTTACACTGAGATCGGACCttgaatttcttttattttagatAGGATAGCTACCTGATAATGTCTTCGTGATTCACAGTGTGTATTGTACGTTTAGCCTCCAGGTATTCAGAAGAAAGGAAGTTCAACCGCCTCATCTGCTTTCCAGCAGAGCCAGTCACTGTTTAAAACTTTGCCTTTGCGGTTGAAAGTACTGCGGCAGAGGGACATATTTGTCTTGAACCTCAGACAATGGAGGCGAGAAAGAGCACTGAACATCGACCACTAATGTACTCGAAAGAAAAACGTTGCACTGTTACGAAATCTTATGTATAGATTTATCTGCCGGCTAAATGATTCGAAAAATGAGATTATTGTGTGTCTATAAGGGTTAGTACTACACGGTATCAGTCAAAACTGTGCATTTTGCAACTGTTTATTGTGTGTGGTAGATTATGTGGGTTTTATTTGtcttggtttttgtttttaatttcaaaaggcataaaaaatttattttgtaacatttataagcTTCTACTAAACTCCTAAGAGAAAAACACAAAGTCAGTTGAACATCTTTCAGACGAGATTCACCTCCGCCACTCCTGTGACTGATGAAACGTTTACAAACAATCTGTGGCCATGTGGCGTTTTGAGAACTCTGGTACTTGTAGTCTCCTCTGCCTCTACCGTCATTCCTTCAGCCTGAGTTGACGactacatttcccagaattcCTCGCGCCATCAGCTGATTGTCGTTTATGTTTTTCGCATGTGATGACGGCAATAAAGCACCCAGCGGACCGTTTTTTTCCAGACGATCTTTTTGGTTCACTGCTGGAATAGAGATGATCGCCGAGGGATAGACAAGCAGTTTTCCTGGGctgattttcacattttacatacTGACGAGACTTCCATAACAAACTCTTCACTTCTGAAACTGGTAAATTTatgtttgttatattataaagTTTATTCTAATCTATTCTATTTTGTTCCGTTCAGTAACACTTTTGTAACTATGATCATTTCAAATATATAAGTATGAAACCAGCTTGTTACATGTAattccaaaaaaattatttataaattagcttatgtatttatatagaaGTCCcgtgtaaacaataaaaaaaaaatcacttttatctAAAATTCTTCATATCTCACTAACAGTGTGGCACAAAGCAATAACTGCGACACAAAAATGATGGTCTTTCCTTTTGGGAATGTTGACTAAGCTCACATGTGTTATTTACAGTCAGTTTTTAAGCTAATGCCTTTAAATTTTGATATGACTGACTTTAGTCACGATTTGGTtgcataacaacaacaacaataaattaataataaatttaatttgtcaGTCAACACGTGCTGGCAGTTCATTTTTGAAACAGATTTTGTTGACGTTCCCTAAGTTCTTTGTTTTGATCCACTTGTTGAATACGGAAGTGACCGCTAGAGGGCAGTACTACAAGAAAAGcatcatgtttaaatgtaaattcacCTGTCCTGGGGCATTGAGAGGGCAATGTGAGACAGACATAAGGTTGCCAGGTTGTGAAAACATTGTCAACTTAAAGTGGATTAACAGTGGTAATTTTTATTGGTTAGGTAAATTTTTGTACTTTTATGTtataaaaaactgttatttaagttttattatgatttataataaaaCTAGTAgtacatattattatgatttactaGTTAATGTGTATCACGTTTTTTGTCAACATGGCAACATTTTGTTGACATGATACTGTGTGGTTGTTGAGACATTAGCTACTCCTACATCTTTTGTAAATTTAGCCTGAAAGGCTGTAAATGCTTTAGTTGTtgttttaaactaattttaatttaacaaagcacattttcatattttatggtTACATAAGCAACTCCGATATGTGACAgatattgttgtttttatataattataacaaGTTCATTAATCTCCTGATTAAAATAATGGTTCTCTTTTTAATTTCAGCTGAGGCATCATTTTCTTCTATTGTCTACAAGGCCTTGGACCTCATCGGTCTGATAGCAATGGTACTTATTCTGGGCAGGAGACTGAACCGGGAGGACTCTGGAGTCCGTGAGTCCCCGGCAGTCAAGCGAAAGGTTCTGGAGATGGACAGCAAGTCCCTCAGTAATCATGATGTGTTCGATTTCTCCTCCAGCCCATGCCACTCCGATAGCATTCTGCAGATGTTTAATGAGTTCCGTGACAGCCGCTTGTTCACAGACGTGGTGATCAGCGTAGAGGCTCGTGAGTTCCCATGTcaccgtgccgtgctgtcagcttGCAGTAGCTACTTCCGTGCAATGTTTTGCAATGACCACCGGGAGAGCCATGAGATGTTGGTGGAGATCAACGGCATCCGTGCCGAAGCCATGGACACCTTCCTGCAGTACGTCTACACCGGACGTGCCCGCATCACTACTGATAATGTGCAGTTCCTCTTCGAGACCTCCAGCCTTTTCCAGATCAGCACTCTGCGTGATGCCTGTGCCAAGTTCTTGGAAGACCAACTTGACCCCTGCAACTGCTTGGGCATCCAGCGGTTTGCTGACGCGCACTCCCTCAAGCAGCTGGCCAGTCGTTGCCGCTCTTACGCGCTGCAGAGCTTTACCGATGTGGCCCAGCATGAAGAATTCTTGGACTTGCGTAAGGAGGAACTGGAGGAGTACATTGCTAGTGACGAGCTAGTTATTGGAAAGGAGGAGACCGTGTTTGAGGCAGTGATGCGTTGGGTGTACTATGATGTGGACCACCGTCGAATCATGCTTAGAGACCTTCTCACCCACGTCCGCCTGCCCCTGCTGCATCCAAATTATTTTGTGCAGACGGTAGAAGGTGACCAGTTGATCCAAAATGCACCAGAGTGCTATCAGCTCCTCCATGAAGCCAGACGCTATCATGTCTTGGGCAATGAAATGATGTCACCTAGAACACGTCCACGCAGGTACTTACCTTGGCATTCCCTGTGCCCTGAAGGTCTTTATTAAAATTATGACCTAGAAATGTACACAGATGCAAGCATTCTAAGTCTTTGCATACACTAAATGCACCAAGCAGTTTAAATGAAAAGAGTCTTCGTGCCTTGCCTGAATTGTTTGTCCAATTCAGTCAAGTCACTATTGAAGAGTTCTGTACCATGACTTGACTTCAAATTATTGGCTGCCTCGCAACAAACAGAATCAAGCTGGTGGTTAACTAGTTATTAGTAGTTGTCAAGCTTAGTTGAAACACATTCTTCTATGTCCTTCTAGATCCTAGATACTTCTGGAATCTTTTTCAGAAAGGCTACATTGTAGATTCGGTTATCCTCAAAACCCGAAGGCATGATTCAACAAGTGTGTGTCTGAAGTAACTTGAAGTTTTGTTTCGTACTCCGTAGTTGAGCATTGGGAAACCCGTTGCTTTAATTAATGGATCTGGAACAATCCAAGCCACATTGTAAGTACAGCGAGATGGGACAAGAAGAGACGGCCCCTTCAGGCCCACTGTATTGCAGTGCATTGAGGGAAAATAAAGTCTCGGTGGGCTTGCCCATACAAATTCTTCCTCCACAAGCTTCATAACACATAAACACCTGAGTTTCGAAACATGCTCCTGTTGACTTGATCCTGCTTGCAGcacactctctttgtttttgTTACGTCTGGAGGAAGGTGGGGTGAGAGAGGgcagggggggggggtactgcaCACTTATGTTTTTCTCAGATCTGAATGTATAGTGACCTGGAATTTGCCTGAACGTGATTCACTGAAAGATCTGCCAATGTTACAGAGCTTATATATTAACAGTCTTATTATAGACTGCATGCAGATATGTGTAGCACAGTCATTAGGATAGCTACAGTCTCATGCGACCAGCGAAACACAGAGAAAAGCTTGCTAAATAATTAGTCTTTcggtgaaaaaaacaaaacatacaacaCTCTCAAAATACCTCTCAGCTTCACAGGGCCTTGTTCTAGTTTTCAGACGGGTGTAGGTTTACAGTTGGCAGGAAAGTTGTAGTTCCACCTCTGTTTCCAGGCAGATTTGGTATGGTTCTTAAATTTGAATTATTGGATAGGGCCTGGCTGACCTCCCCTAATTATTCTCTTGGATTGTATGGGTGTAGCGCATTTAGACTATTTACGTCACAAGTGAAAGACTGTTTTGAATTTTCCATGTTTGCATGAATTGACTGGGCGTGCAACTGGCTCAGTTCGTTCTAATCTCTTTCCCCTTGAGAATGTATTCAAAGTTCAACTCCAACTTTAGCGTCTTCATTTATGCACTCTTCAGCCCCCTGAACATTTACACAGAGAGCACAGTCTTCTAGGCAGATCATTTCaaggaataaagaaaaaaaaactgtggggAGTTAGTTCTGGATGAAATGTGTTTGCCCGTGGATTGGTTCTTGCATGCCCTGGGCACTAGTAGACAGTGTTGTTTACTGCTATTCTTAGCTATTTTTCTAATTTCTGAAGAGAACAAATAGGCCAAAAAATacaagaataaaaaatgtaaaccatgAGTTGTGCAGTGCTAGATGTATTACAGAGTGCTGTTTAGAATGTGGTCCCTTTCCATGTTTCAGTACTATTAAGGATTTACAATTGTTGATGTGTCCAAGTTTGACTTCCTGTTGTGTCTTTGTAGGTCCACTGGATTCTCAGAAGTCATTGTGATAGTTGGAGGGTGCGAGAGGATGGGGGGTTTCAACCTGCCATATACTGAATGCTATGATCCAGTAACTGGGGAATGGAAATCCTTAGCCAAACTCCCAGAGTTCACCAAGTCCGAGTATGCTGTGTGTGCCCTCAGGAACGACATTCTAGTCTCAGGTAAACATGGATCTGTGTGATACCATTTCATGAATGCTAAATTGTTTCGCAGGCAGTGGGGGAAAGACATGACTTGGGATTCCAACCTGTGCTGATGCATTTCCTTTCGAGACATGAAGTTTAGGCAGGAAATATCAAAGCCCCTGTACCAGTAGTCTTTTGTTTACGTCTGAGCCAGGAAGATGATCTACTATGCTAATGCTAGTAATAAAGGGAGGCACATTCTCATTCTAGCCAGCATTTGATTGAATAAAATGTTGCAATTCTTGTCAGTGTGATATGatctattaatatttttggtcTTACATCGAAAgactattcattttaaatgcatatatctgCTAATTTCGTCAATTTGTAGGGGTACATTAGCATATGCGTAGTATTGCATTCATTTTATATCTAAGGCTTGTATTGTATGCCTATCATCTGTCATTAATTGCTCAGTTATTGTAGATGACTTAGTTCGATGTTTACTCCTGGCTAGTTTAGTCTGTGGGGATTTGTTAAACATAGCACGGCACCACACTTAACAGAGCAGCTCGCTTTTAACAGCAAGCAGGTTCAGCAAAAAAAACTACGAGACGTGATTAAAAGAGACCAGGAATACCAGCTATCTCatagagaggcagagagagagcaAGGGTGAGTGAGGGGGCTGGAATCCTGAGCGATCAGTTTTCATTCTGCATGTGCCAAGCGCTTCTCTCTTCATCTGTAGTTTCAACCTCCTTTAAGTTTATTCCTTCCCCATACATCTTGCTTCTTCTCCATCTTTGAAGCTTGTTCAGTAAGCCAGGGCCAGGCAGGCTTTTGTATGCGTCAAACTCAAGACCAAGATATGTGAGTCAGAAATTCAAGGGAAATTGACATAATGGAAAGATGAGATTCAGGTTGAGCAGCTTTGCTGAGTCCAGTGTCTTCTTCCACACTGCCGGTGTTTCCTGAAGAACTGGAACCGTTTTGTAGATGTTTAGCTTTCGTTAGCATAATCAGACAGATGCACATGCGTTAATCCATTGCGTCAGTCGAATGTTTGGTCACATTTACCACTTACCTAATCATTCTTTATCATTACTATATTTACTTTCAATCCTTCTAAGTAGCTTAGATTAGATTACAGCTCTAGACAGTTTCTCAAACAACTTCACGAGGTGCTTCCTAGGAGAATCCAAGACACTTGTTGGCTGTTTTTCTTTACTATCTgctgtaaaaaaatgaataaatatatttaattaagtacaattatgtaaaatgtaatttaaattttgaTTCGTgaagaattgtatttattattagtggATATTTTTGTACAAGAGCTATTTAAAGCAGTAAAATATCAAAGTATAAAATCAAATTGTTGTGAACGGTAGGGTATATGTAAATAATGAATGTGGATATGCATTGTGTTGCAGAATTCTTTTCTTAAATACTTGACAGCATATTTCTGGTTAAGCTGGTCTCTAATTATGTTGCTTAACCTTGAATTATCTTAGAACTGGAGCAAGATGTCCGTTTTCAGTTATAGCTTTATTATTCATGTGTTTATGTGAGATAACAAGTAGCATTCACCTAGTGTGTCATGGGACATTTACCTTTTTACATTATTGCATAAGTATTATAATAAGTGCATAGCAAGACATAAAATACTGTGACCAATTGGTGATGCAATTTCAGGTGGTAGAATCAATAGCAGGGATGTCTGGATGTACAACTCCCAGCTCAACATCTGGATCAGGGTTGCCTCCTTGAACAAGGGCCGCTGGAGACACAAAATGGCAGTTTTGTTGGGAAAGGTGAGCTCAATCATTTCAAGATCTATTCTTGTAGGCCTGCACAAAGCAAACTTGATACTAAATACAAATCATAAAGATGAATAGGGGTATCAACTTTTAATACCCCTATTCTTTTGTTTTTGCCATCAAAGGCCATGCGCCCAATGAACCGAGGGCATTTTTGCATAAATTAGTTTGCAAAACTACTACACGTACTACATTTAATGCCAGTTGACTTATAGTGCCTCAACCACAATGTGTATTGTGTGGTGAATTTTTGACTGCAGAGCATGAAAACatcaaactatttaaaatacattttgaaaccaATAACAAACAATACATTCCAACTTTTAAGGGCATTTATGTTGGTTTTTCAATGAGTCCCATAAATTAAAGTGTTGGCTTTGTAGTCATGCCATATGGAAGGCGACATACTGTTTTGATGATAGCTATGGTTTACCTCTAACCATGATTAAGATTTCCTACATCTAGAAATGGGTGTTGTTGGGTTAATTCAACCCATGTTCCCACCCTTATAATTTATTGCCTGTTTGTCATTTACTGCtctttgtcttgtcttgtcttagTTCCTCTATCACTTTCAAAGCCTCTGTTCATCCCTCTTTTCCTGCTTGGAACTTGTTTCTTGTTTTGATTAAACAGTGACATAATTGTAAACCTCTCCCTTGAAGGTGGTTTGCTTACAGTCcagtttttaataatcagtaacaGACATTGAAGTGATTAGATGTGAACGGCCTGTACCATAAAGGAACGACTCTGCCAAAAGTGCTTGGATCTTATGTTGACATTGCATCACTCATATcgggctgttttcaacatttttttaatgaccatAATCAGCTCCAGAAATCTGATTTACTTTGGCAGGGGGTAAAACCGCTTGGTTCGGCTCTGTTTGTGAAGGATCTGATGCATTTTATGGAGTCAGTGAGGAACCAGCTCAAAGGTTCAATAAATCAAGACTGTCTTCTTTTGAATGGAATGAGCCGAGCCAACAAAAACTACTTGTGCAATAACTAATTAACATGCCATGTAAGTTATAGCCAGCTGACTGCATGAACGTGTCTTTCTgttggtttatttatttgatgcttTATATTATAGCTCATTCAGATATCCCCCTCCCTGCTTCCTCACTCTGGGTGTCTGCTAGAGTCCCTCAATAGTTTTGGACTCAAACTGATTTGACCCTAAAAGATCATTTGGGTTTGTTTTTGAGCAGCAGCCTTTCAGACATAT from the Carassius auratus strain Wakin chromosome 49, ASM336829v1, whole genome shotgun sequence genome contains:
- the LOC113066178 gene encoding kelch-like protein 24, whose protein sequence is MVLILGRRLNREDSGVRESPAVKRKVLEMDSKSLSNHDVFDFSSSPCHSDSILQMFNEFRDSRLFTDVVISVEAREFPCHRAVLSACSSYFRAMFCNDHRESHEMLVEINGIRAEAMDTFLQYVYTGRARITTDNVQFLFETSSLFQISTLRDACAKFLEDQLDPCNCLGIQRFADAHSLKQLASRCRSYALQSFTDVAQHEEFLDLRKEELEEYIASDELVIGKEETVFEAVMRWVYYDVDHRRIMLRDLLTHVRLPLLHPNYFVQTVEGDQLIQNAPECYQLLHEARRYHVLGNEMMSPRTRPRRSTGFSEVIVIVGGCERMGGFNLPYTECYDPVTGEWKSLAKLPEFTKSEYAVCALRNDILVSGGRINSRDVWMYNSQLNIWIRVASLNKGRWRHKMAVLLGKVYAVGGYDGQSRLSSVECYDSFSNRWTEVAPMKEAVSSPAVASCVNKLFVIGGGPDDNTCSDKVQCYDPESDSWLLRANIPIAKRCITAVSLNNLIYVSGGLTKSIYCYDPTEDYWMHVVHTFSKQESCGMSVCNGKIYILGGRGENGAASDTILCYDPSTGIITGVAAMPRPISYHGCVTIHRYNEKFYHS